From Acidihalobacter aeolianus, a single genomic window includes:
- a CDS encoding D-alanine--D-alanine ligase, with product MSVDPRRFGRVGVLMGGWSAEREVSLNSGVAVTAALQAGGVEAVAVDLERERVFDQLTAGGFDRCFIVVHGTGGEDGTLQALLELLDIPYTGSRVLGSALGMDKLRCKLLWQAHGLPVVPGEVLTADSDFDAVAERLGLPLFVKPSEEGSSVGVSKVKRAEDLPAAYAAAAGRHGVVLAETAMPGGDYTVAILGNEALPAIRIVPAVEFYDYEAKYLRNDTRYDCPCGLSDELETTMRQMALEAFAIVGGTGWGRVDFLIDATGEPRLAEINTVPGMTDHSLVPMAARVTGLDMTGLVIRILEDTLPKGEPA from the coding sequence ATGAGCGTCGATCCGCGTCGTTTCGGCAGAGTCGGCGTCCTGATGGGCGGCTGGTCGGCCGAACGCGAGGTGTCGTTGAACAGCGGGGTGGCGGTTACCGCCGCGCTGCAGGCCGGTGGCGTGGAGGCGGTCGCGGTCGACCTCGAACGCGAGCGCGTTTTCGACCAATTGACGGCCGGCGGTTTCGATCGCTGCTTCATCGTCGTGCACGGCACCGGTGGGGAGGACGGCACCCTGCAGGCGTTGCTTGAGCTACTCGACATCCCATACACGGGCAGCCGCGTGCTGGGTTCCGCGCTGGGCATGGACAAGCTGCGCTGCAAGCTGCTGTGGCAGGCGCACGGGCTGCCGGTCGTGCCCGGTGAGGTGCTGACCGCGGACAGCGATTTCGATGCCGTCGCCGAACGCCTTGGCCTGCCGTTGTTCGTCAAGCCATCCGAGGAAGGGTCGAGCGTGGGCGTCAGCAAGGTCAAGCGTGCGGAGGATCTGCCGGCCGCCTATGCGGCGGCGGCAGGACGCCATGGCGTCGTACTGGCAGAAACCGCCATGCCCGGCGGCGATTACACGGTGGCGATCCTTGGGAACGAGGCGCTACCTGCGATCCGGATCGTGCCGGCGGTCGAGTTCTACGACTACGAGGCCAAGTATCTGCGTAACGACACGCGTTACGACTGCCCCTGCGGACTGTCTGACGAGTTGGAGACGACGATGCGTCAAATGGCCCTCGAGGCCTTCGCCATCGTGGGCGGTACGGGATGGGGGCGAGTCGATTTTCTGATCGATGCAACCGGCGAACCCCGGTTGGCGGAAATCAACACCGTGCCCGGGATGACAGATCACAGTCTCGTGCCGATGGCGGCTAGGGTGACAGGTTTGGATATGACGGGCTTGGTAATACGCATTCTCGAGGATACGTTGCCCAAGGGCGAGCCGGCATGA
- the murB gene encoding UDP-N-acetylmuramate dehydrogenase, which produces MMAALRDDGLRGELVVNAPLAPLTSWRAGGCADRMYRPTDLDDLQLFLRQLPVDEPLLWLGLGSNLLVRDGGVRGTVIALHARLDGLERVGEAGVRAGAGVPGAKLARFAARAGLQGGEFFAGIPGTVGGALAMNAGAFGGETWNVVRRVRTIDRAGELRWREPSEFEIGYRHVRAAGDGDPGWFVAAEFDFVPGGDPEALHQGIRDLLANRAVSQPTGVASCGSVFRNPPGDYAGRLIEAAGLKGLRCGGAQVSEKHGNFILNTGTASAADIETLMITVQERVTQQSGIRLVPEVRIVGEAEVRA; this is translated from the coding sequence ATGATGGCGGCGCTACGTGACGATGGTCTGCGCGGGGAACTGGTCGTGAACGCACCGCTCGCGCCGCTGACGAGCTGGCGCGCGGGCGGCTGCGCCGACCGGATGTATCGCCCCACCGACCTCGACGACCTGCAGCTCTTCCTGCGCCAGCTGCCGGTAGACGAGCCCCTGTTGTGGCTTGGGCTGGGCAGCAATCTGCTGGTACGCGACGGCGGGGTACGTGGCACGGTGATCGCGTTGCACGCGCGACTGGACGGACTCGAGCGCGTCGGCGAGGCGGGCGTGCGCGCGGGTGCCGGCGTACCCGGCGCGAAGCTGGCCCGCTTCGCCGCGCGCGCGGGCTTGCAGGGCGGGGAGTTCTTCGCCGGCATACCGGGCACCGTAGGCGGGGCCTTGGCGATGAACGCAGGCGCGTTCGGCGGCGAAACCTGGAATGTGGTGCGGCGTGTGCGAACCATCGATCGCGCGGGTGAGCTGCGCTGGCGCGAGCCGTCCGAATTCGAGATCGGTTACCGCCATGTGCGTGCGGCTGGTGATGGTGATCCCGGTTGGTTTGTGGCGGCGGAATTCGATTTCGTACCCGGCGGCGATCCCGAGGCGTTGCACCAGGGCATTCGCGATCTGCTGGCCAACCGGGCGGTCAGTCAGCCGACGGGCGTGGCGTCGTGCGGATCGGTGTTCCGCAACCCGCCGGGCGACTACGCCGGCCGATTGATCGAGGCAGCTGGGCTCAAGGGGCTGCGCTGCGGCGGTGCGCAGGTTTCCGAAAAGCACGGCAATTTCATTCTGAACACGGGTACGGCGAGTGCCGCCGATATCGAAACGCTGATGATCACGGTTCAGGAACGCGTGACGCAGCAGAGCGGCATCCGGCTGGTGCCCGAGGTGCGCATCGTGGGCGAGGCGGAGGTAAGGGCATGA